In Pleurodeles waltl isolate 20211129_DDA chromosome 5, aPleWal1.hap1.20221129, whole genome shotgun sequence, one genomic interval encodes:
- the RDH14 gene encoding retinol dehydrogenase 14, whose translation MPGMSGTVLLTAAALGLGGAVLLLSRRLFSSGLRRCPLSLMRGKTVIITGGNSGIGKATATELVKRQARVILACRDRQRAEEAARDILREAAEGGAGELGEVVIRHLDLASLSSVQRFCHGVIQDEPRLDVLINNAGIFQCPYMKTEDGFEMQFGVNHLGHFLLTQLLLGLLKKSSPSRIVVVSSKLYKYGDINFEDLNSEINYNKSFAYSRSKLANILFTRELARRLEGTGVTVNALHPGIVRTNLGRYINIPLLAKPIFSLVSWAFFKTPSEGAQTSIYLASSPEVEGASGLYFGDCKDEELLPKAMDDSVARKLWDISEVMVGLVR comes from the exons ATGCCTGGCATGTCAGGGACCGTGCTGCTTACCGCCGCTGCCCTGGGGCTGGGGGGCGCTGTTTTACTGCTGAGCCGTCGGCTCTTCTCATCTGGGCTCCGACGGTGCCCGCTCAGCCTCATGCGGGGCAAGACGGTGATCATAACTGGTGGCAACAGCGGTATCGGTAAAGCCACTGCTACCGAGCTAGTGAAGAGGCAAGCGCGGGTGATCTTGGCCTGCAGGGACAGGCAGCGAGCGGAGGAGGCGGCGCGAGACATCCTGCGCGAGGCCGCGGAGGGGGGCGCCGGTGAGCTCGGGGAGGTAGTCATCCGACATCTGGATCTGGCCTCCCTGAGTTCCGTACAACGTTTCTGTCATGGGGTGATCCAG GACGAGCCAAGGCTGGATGTGCTGATCAATAATGCAGGGATATTTCAGTGTCCGTACATGAAGACTGAAGATGGTTTTGAGATGCAGTTTGGGGTTAACCATCTGGGCCACTTCCTGCTCACTCAACTTCtccttggcctcctgaagaaatCGTCCCCAAGCAGGATTGTTGTAGTTTCCTCCAAACTGTACAAATATGGAGATATCAACTTTGAGGACTTGAACAGTGAGATAAACTACAATAAAAGCTTTGCTTACAGTCGAAGCAAATTGGCCAACATATTATTTACTAGGGAACTAGCTAGGCGCCTGGAAGGTACAGGGGTTACTGTAAATGCTTTACATCCTGGCATTGTTAGGACAAATCTAGGCAGATATATCAACATTCCATTGCTAGCCAAACCCATTTTCAGTTTAGTGTCATGGGCTTTCTTTAAGACTCCTTCAGAAGGAGCCCAGACTTCTATTTATTTAGCATCGTCTCCAGAAGTGGAGGGGGCATCGGGCTTGTATTTTGGGGATTGCAAAGATGAAGAACTATTGCCTAAAGCCATGGATGATTCTGTTGCACGAAAACTGTGGGATATAAGCGAAGTTATGGTTGGACTTGTCAGATAA